ATGATACGATGCATTGAATCCGAATGGTTTACTAAGGCTGCTTTTTTTGAGAGGCATATAGATAGCCTAGTAAATGTTGAGTCCGATATGTATGAGAAAGTTATTTTTTATTATGTACAAGGATATTTAAAATTTGCGATGGGAGATTCGGGGGGGAAGCAAATTATGCAAGAGTCTCTGGAAATATTTAAATTGCTTAAGAATACTAGATTATATAAAAATTATTTAGAGCATTTTAAGTCGATTGTAGGTTAATCCCGTTTATGCAACGAAAGCGTAGATTTGTAAAGATAGGCTATACTTTAATCATAAGGTTAAGTAACGTTAACCTAGAAAGGAGCCTAATTAAATGAAAAATTTTCAAGCTTTGTTGAAAGTTACAAAGTCATCTGGAGTAAAATCTGATGCTTTTTACGCACGATCAATTAAATGCCCTTAAGAGCTAGTGATCATTGCAAAATCTGAGGGGACTTAGTGTTCCCTTTTTCGTGTTTGTATTTAATGCTTAAGGGTGATATTGAGATATGCAATTTAGTTTTGACTCTGATTTCAAAAAAATTGAGAAGTGTAAAACCTTAAAAGATGATTATTATAAATATGTTGAATTTGGGAGTGAGATTCCACGACAAGGGTGGAAAATTCATATTTCCTCAAATTTAGATAGTTATCAGATTGTACTGAGATTGATCGTTGAATATTGTACAAAATATAAAATAGATTTTAAATACATATATAATAATAAGGTGCTAAAATATTTTTTATCTTCAGACTGTTTTACGACCCAGGCTGGAAAGTGTATAACAATTTATCCTAAGAATGATAAATTGTTTAAAAATATTGTTTTAGACTTGGCTGATATATTGATTGGTTTCGAAGGGCCGGTTGTTATATCAGATATGCAGTATAGAGATACCAACATTTTTTATAGGTATGGTGTAATGGCAGCACAATCAGACTATTTGTTAATTGGTGGTACTCCTATTATGGATAATAGGTCTTTTTTTGAGTTACCAAACGGCATTGAGGATCCATTTGAAAACATTAATGATGAGTATCATAATGTAGCAACTTTTTTAGGTTGTACAGTTGAACCTACTATGATTATACATGAGAGTGCCTCAGGTAATGTATATGAATCGAAATATGATGGTAATGTTACTATTCTAAAGGAAGGCCGTAAAAATATTTTGGGAACTAATAGTACTGCAATTGGAGATATAAAAAATGAGGAAAAGATAATAAAACAACTAGAAACTTTAGAAGGAATCCCTAAATACAGATTATCTTTTTATGAATGGGGAAATTACTATTTAGTTGAATCAAAATTGAAAGGGGACATGTTATCTTTGATAGCATCTAGTTTTCTATTCGAAAGTATCCCTTTCTCAGATTTAGTGATGAAATTATTGATTTTATTTGATTCGGTTCACCAAAAAGGTATTATTATCAATGATGTCAGCTCCAATAATATTTTTGTTGATTTTACGGACGATGTATATGTATCACTTTGTGATTTTGGCTCATCCTACAATATTGTTGATTCTAACAGTGAAGAGGTTTTATCAATTAAATCAAAAGGTGCAGGAATGACTATGACATTTTATGACCATAGCCATATTGAATTAGGAGATAAGGAAAGAGATTTTCACAAATTAGGTTATACCTTAATGAACTATGTATTTCCGATAAATCAATATTTAAGACATGGTGTTTCTGGTAACGAGGTATTAAAGATGTTCAGACAATTTTGTGTGATGACTTATCCTTCTGATAGTATTTTTAAAGTTATTGAATTATTGATTAGACAACCATTGAATTGGAGAAAAGATTTAGAAACATGTTTAAGACAAAGTAAAATAAGTACAGTTTTTAGGAAACGTATAAATGATAGAACAAATCGATATTTTACTGCTGAGTTTATGACTAAATCTGAGAACTATGGCGATAGTTGTAGTTTGATTTATAAAAAAAGATACTATTTTCTTGTACCAGAATTTAGTGAATGGTTAGAGAAAAATTATGGAGAGTCTGTATTTTCAAATTCCTTTAAGATTTTTGATAAAAATTATGAAGAACTTAATATTGAAATATCAGAATATGGTCTGACACAACAATTGGGCAATATACTATTCTGGGTAAAAAATTGTAACGAATTTTCGTTTCATTCAGGTATTGTTGGGCTTGGTCTAGAGGTTTTGTATGAATTAAAATTTAATCATCTAGATATACTTTATAAAGAGATACTAGATTTAATATATTTTAGGATAAAGTATAGTATTAGCAATGATAATATTGTTGAAAATAATGGAATTTATGATGGAAAACTAGGCATAGTTTTATTTTTAGTAGAATATTATAAGTTGACGAAAGATGATATTATCCTTTTAGAGGCAAAAAGACTGTTTACTGAAGCTAGTCATGCTATTGTCCAAAAGGAAAATTATATTGAATTTGTTAATAGTTTTTCTGATAGTATTTCCACTCCCTATGTAAATGATGGCTTATCTGGTTATGTTTTATTGTCTTTACAGTTATGGGAGTTAACTGGTGATGAAAACTATTTTAAGAAAGAATATATTCGTTTTTTGACAAATATTTCATTTTGTAAGCGTAGAGATTTATTTTCTGGACAACTGGGGATATCCTATGTTTTATATAAAGTTTCGCAGTCAAATTTTAGTACTATACAAGAATTAAATCTGACGAATAAAGCGATGAGACAGCTGTCTAACTCTTCAATATTCGAGTTCAGAGAAAAGAATCGATTACATATCTATGATTATTATCCTAATAATGAGGAGAGAGATGTAACTCATGAGTATCAATTTATGTTTAATCTATTTCTTACCCATCAGGAGGTTTAAATGCAGCTTTTTTTACAACACAAGCCTTATAGGGTTTTGACCCTATCCATCTTGTTAGGTATCTTTGGGACCACCTTGTTTGACTTGGTTTCGGTTCTCTATGCGGCTACCTTCCCTAATCCAGAATTGGCGGTGGGGTTGGCGAGTTTGATTACCTCGCTTCCCTATGTTTTTGATTTTATTGTGGGTTATGTCTCTGATCGAGCGTCAAATAGCTTTAAGGCCATGAAATTGGTACGCTGGTTGCAGATGAGTTTATATGTCTTTTTTGGGGTGTTAACCTTGCTTAAACCTAGTTGGTGGGTCTTCGTCTTGGTCCTAGCCATCAACTTTATGAGTGATATTATTGGTAATTACACTGCCTATCTCAATCTTTCCCTCAATCGTCGGGTGGTAGATGAGGAGAATTTTTCCTTAGCCATCTCTTTTCGTAAGGGAATGTCTAATATCGTCACCTTAGCGGGAAAGAGCGTGGGTGTCATGCTCATTGCCCTGCTGGCTCATAACTATTTCTTGTTTGCCTTGATTAATGTTTTGGTTTTCTTGGCTTCTTATCTGGTCTTGCGACGAGGGCGAAAACTTTTTGACCATCTTGATGAACCAATACCTGAGTCCAAAGAACAACAAGCAGAATCCTTAAAAGCCCTGATTTGTCAGTTTGTCAGGGACACCATAACCAATTTCACCTTTCTCAAATCCCAGTCCTCTATTTTTAATTTGGTCATGATTTACTCTAGTATGAACCTGCTCTCGTCAGCCATGGCCACCCTGTTGATGATTTATCTCTTATCGGTCAAGGAGTTGCAGTTGGGGTCTTATGCTGTGACTATCACAGTCTTTGAGTCTATTGAATTGGTTGCTTTCTTTTTAGGATCACTTTTTCCGTTCGACTTTTACCGCAAGTGGTCCATTAGGTCCAACCTGCTTTTTGAGAATAGTCTAGCATTGTTGATGATTATCAGTATCTTTGTATGGCACAATCCCATTGTCCTCTTTACCTTGCTTTTTCTTTCTTCTTATGCGACAGCCATTTCCAATCCAAAATCAGATACCATCGTCATCTTCTCCATTGTCGAAGAGCGACAGAACGCTGTCTTTAGTATCTTTTCAACCATTGTCACAGCGACTGTACCCCTGGGTGCAGCTGTGATTTTGGCCTTAAACCAGTCCTTGGGTGCTACTTGGTCATGGACTCTCTTGGCTTTCTTGGCGGTATTTAATATAGGTTATACCTGTTTTTGGAAGGAAGAGACACGGGCAGTATCTTAAACCTATTATCATTTTTAAGTCTAGCTGCGGTTGGACTTTTTATTTTTCCTTGCAAAACCTCTGTGTTTTCGATATAATTAACTGGTTAAGTAAATGGAGAAAGTAATGATAGAACTAGAAGAACAAGTAAATCAATTGATTAATCAAATTTTGCTTAAGGCTGAAAATCAGTATGAGCTCCTCATTGGTCAGTGCCGAAGTAAGGTTAAGTTGACCAACACCCAGGAGCATATTCTCATGCTTTTGTCTGAGGGGCAAAAGACCAATTCTGAGTTGGCTAAGGCTCTCAATGTCAGCCAGGCTGCTGTTACCAAGGCAGTAAAAACCTTGGTCAAAGAGGGCATGTTGGAGGGTAAGAAAGACAAGGATGATGGGCGCGTGACCTATTTCGTCTTGACACAAGAAGCTCAACCTATTGCCCAAGAGCATAAGGAACACCACCAAGAGACCCTTGGGGTTTATCGGTCTGTATTGGATCAGTTTGATCATCAAGAGCGTCAGGTTATTGGCCGTTTCTTGATAAAATTAGCAGAAAAAATAGAGGAATAAGATGCGTTATATTACAGTTGAAGGTCTGAGCTTCCAGTATGATGCGGAGCCCGTTCTGGACAATATTCACTATCATTTGGATTCTGGGGAGTTTGTGACCCTGACTGGGGAAAATGGAGCTGCCAAGTCAACGCTTATTAAGGCTACCCTAGGAATTCTCAAGCCTAAGAAGGGGATTGTGACGATTTCTGATATTAACAAAGATGGTAAGAAGCTTCGCATGGCCTATCTACCACAGCAGATTGCCAGCTTTAATGCAGGATTCCCAAGTACTGTTTATGAGTTTGTCAAGTCAGGTCGCTACCCCCATAAGGGGTGGTTCCGTCGTTTGAACAAACATGACTTAGAGCATGTTCAACGTGCTCTAGAGTCTGTAGGTATGTGGGAAAATCGTTACAAGCAGATTGGACATCTCTCAGGTGGTCAAAAGCAACGTGCTGTCATTGCTCGTATTTTCGCTTTAGATCCTGATATCTTTGTTTTGGATGAGCCAACGACAGGGATGGATGCAGGGACAGCCAATACCTTTTACGAACTCATGCACCACTCTGCTCATAATCATGGCAAGTCTGTCTTAATGATTACCCATGACCCAGAGGAAGTCAAGGAGTACACAGACCGTAATATTCACCTGGTACGTAACCAGAAATTGCCTTGGCGTTGTTTCAATATCCATGAAAAGGATGGAGAGGATCACAAACATGATTAGTGAATTATTAGCCTATGATTTTATGCAACGTGCTATTCTCGCCGTGATTGCTATCAGTATCTTTTCGCCAATTTTGGGACTCTTCTTAATTCTTCGTCGTCAGAGTCTGATGAGCGATACTTTGAGTCACGTGTCCCTAGCTGGGGTGGCTGTTGGAATTTTCTTGGGACAATCAACCACTTGGATGACCCTTTTGGTTGTGGTTATTGCTGCTTTAGTTTTGGAATATCTCAGGGTAAGTTACAAGCATTATATGGAGATTTCAACAGCTATCCTCATGTCAATGGGATTGGCAGTGGCTCTTATTCTTAGTAACAAGGCGGGTAGCAGTAGTATGAGTTTGGATAGCTATCTTTTCGGTTCTATTATCACGATTAGCTCTGAGCAGGTGCATGCTCTCTTTGTGATTGCGGCTATTGTACTGATCTTGACTCTCCTCTTTATTCGTCCTATGTATCTTTTGACTTTTGACGAAGACACTGCTCATGTAGATGGCTTGCCAGTACGTCTCATGTCGCTCTTCTTCAATATTGTGACAGGGATAGCGATTGCCCTGATGATTCCAGCAGCAGGAACACTTTTGGTTTCTACCATCATGATTCTCCCAGCAGCTATTGGTATGAAAATAGGTCAGACCTTCAAGTCTGTTATTTTCTGGGCTATTAGTATTGGTTTGGTTGGAATGCTCTCTGGTATCTTTATTTCCTATTATTGGGAAACACCAGCTAGTGCGACCATTACTCTTATCTTCATCGCCTTCTTTGGTCTGGTATCAATCTTTGGGCCTCTCTTAAAAGCAGAGTAAATAATAGAAAAGGAGCTTGAGAAATCGAGCTCTTTTTGTGATATACTAAAGTGGTTTTTTAGATTTGAGTTATAAATAATGGTAGATTTCTAGTCAGAAAAAATCAGTCAGATTCTGCTATTGTCTGTCATAAATCGTAGCAAAAACAAAAAGGAGGAAACATGGAAATCTTTTTAACAAGTATATCTGGAATTCTAGTCATCCTGGGTATGATTTTAGTGGGCTTCGTCATGGGGGAAAAAGGCTGGTTTGATGACAAGTCGCGTGGCCTAATCGCTAAGATGGTCACCCAAATTGCCTTGCCCTGCTATATGCTTTATACCATCACGCAGCGTTTCACAGCAGCAGACCTGCTTAAGATGTTGCCAGAATTACGTTTTCCTGCTCTGTCTATGGTGATTTTGTTTGGAATTGCAACAGCAGTGGCTAGGATTTTTGCAGTCAGAAAGGATCGTCGTGGACTCTTTATTTCCATGTTTTTTAATTCTAATACGATCTTCGTGGGACTACCAATCAACCAAGCTCTTTTTGGAGATGCTAGTATTCCCTATGTTCTGATCTATTACATGTGTAATACGACTTTTTTCTGGACCTTGGGGACCTATCTCATCCAGCGAGATGGTGAAGGAGAAGCTGAGTTTGATTTAAAAACTAGTTTAAATAAGATTTTTTCTCCCCCTCTTATGGGTTTTATCATAGGTCTTATTATCGTTATTCTTCATATTCAGTTACCGACATTTTTAACCAGTGATTTGCAGTATTTAGGTAGTTTAACAACTCCTTTATCTATGATTTTTATCGGTTTGTCAGTGTCTAATGCAGGAGTGAAGCAGTTGGTTCTGAAAAAAGACCAGGTATTAATTCTGCTAGGACGCTTTGTGGTTGCCCCGGTTTTGATGGCTGCAATCGTTTATTGGTCCTCCTTACCAACTTTGATGAAGCAAGTTTTTATCATCCAGTCGGCTATGCCTGTCATGACCAATGCACCTGTGGTTGCTAAACTCTACGGAGCTGATAGTGATTACGCTGCTATCATGGTGACTGAGACTACCCTCGCGACCATGATCGTTATCCCAATTCTCATGGTTTTGATGGCCTAATAAATGTCTGAGTCATCCAGTTTTTACTGGTGGCCTCTTTTTGTAAAAAAATCAAAAAAGTTTAAGAAAACGCTTTACAAATTATCAAAAGGTGCTATAAAGATTATATAATCTATGCAAACGCTTGCATCGAATATGGGAGGAAATGAAATGAATAAGCTAAAAGAAAACTTTGGCTTTGATTTCTGGCAAAAGTTTGGTAAGGCCCTCATGGTTGTTATCGCGGTTATGCCAGCAGCAGGTCTTATGATCTCTATCGGTAAAACGATTGCCATGATTAATCCAAACGCGGCACCACTCGTTATTACAGGTGGATTTCTTGAGCAAATTGGTTGGGGGGTTATCGGTAACCTTCACATCTTGTTTGCCCTTGCCATTGGTGGTAGTTGGGCTAAGGAACGTGCAGGAGGTGCTTTTGCAGCAGGTTTTGCATTTATCTTGATTAACCGCTTGACTGGTTCAATCTTTGGTGTTACTTTAGATATTCTTGCTGATAAGGGTGCTACAGTTCACACACTTCTTGGTCAAATCAATCAAGGTGTCTGACTACTTCATCAGTGTTTTGGAAGCTCCAGCCCTTAACATGGGTTGTATTTGTAGGTATCATCTCTGGTTTCATCGGAGCTACTGCTTACAACAAATACTATAACTTCCGTAAATTGCCAGAAGCTTTATCATTCTTCAATGGTAAACGTTTCGTACCATTCGTAGTTATTCTTCGTTCAGCTATTGCAGCCATCGTTCTTGCTATTGTATGGCCAGTTATCCAATCTTGAATTAACGGTTTTGGTATGTGGATTGCCAACTCGAAAGAAAATGCTCCAATTTTGGCACCGTTCTTGTTCGGTACATTGGAACGTCTTCTCTTGCCGTTTGGTCTCCACCACATGTTGACTATTCCAATTAACTACACTCAATTGGGTGGTACTTATGAAGTCTTGACTGGTGCTGCAAAAGGTACTAAAGTTTTGGGTCAAGATCCACTCTGGCTCGCATGGGTTACTGACCTTGCTAACCTTAAAGGTGCGCATCCAGATCAATATAAACACCTTCTTGAAGCCTATACACCAGCTCGTTTCAAAGTTGGTCAAATGATTGGTTCATTTGGTATCTTGATGGGTATGGTGGTAGCTATCTACCGTAACGTTGATGATGATAAGAAACATCAGTATAAAGGTATGTTGACTGCAACTGCGCTTGTAATATTCTTGACAGGGGTAACAGAGCCTATCGAGTACATGTTCATGTTCGTAGCTACTCCACTTTACATCATTTACGCATTTGTACAAGGTGCTGCCTTTGCAATGGCTGACATCGTTGACCTCCGTGTTCACTCATTCGGTTCTATCGAATTCTTGACACGTACACCTCTCGCTATTAACGCTGGTTTGGCGATGGATATCATTAACTTCATTTGGGTAACTGTACTCTTTGGTGTTATCATGTTCTTCATTGTAAACTTCATGATTAAGAAATTTGATTACGCAACACCAGGACGTAATGGTAACTACGAACAAAATGACGATTCTTCAGAATCTGCTGGATCAGCAGGTGCTGGAACAAGCTCAGCAAGCTCACAAGTTATAAACATCATCAACCTTCTTGGTGGACGTGCTAACAATGTCGATGTTGACGCATGTATGACTCGTCTCCGTGTTACTGTTAAAAATGCTGAAAAAGTCGGAACTGAAGAACAATGGAAAGCTGAAGGTGCTATGGGTCTTGTTATTAAAGGCCAAGGTGTCCAAGATATCTACGGTCCTAAAGCTGACATCTTGAAATCTGATATCCAAGACGTACTTGATTCAGGTGAAGTTATCCCTGAAACACTTCCAAGTCAAGTGACTGCTGTTCAAAAAGCAGAAGCTCAATTCAAAGGTGTGACTGAAGATGTTCACTCAGTTGCAGACGGTCAAGTTATCAACATTGAAGATGTAAAAGATCCAGTATTTTCACAAAGAATGATGGGTGATGGTTTCGCTGTAGAACCAGAAAACGGTAAGATTGTTTCTCCATTAGCTGGTAAAGTTTCATGCATCTTCCCAACTAAACATGCTCTTGGTTTGGTATCAGATAATGGACTTGAAGTTTTGGTTCACATAGGACTTGATACTGTTAGTCTTGAAGGTAAACCATTTGAGGTTAAAGTTACTGAAGGACAAACTGTTGCTGCTGGTGATCTCTTAGTGGAAGCAGATCTTGCAGCTATCCGTGAAGCTGGACGTGAAACTTCAACAGTAGTTGTCTTCACCAATACAGACTCGATTAAATCAGTTAAAGTAGAACATACAGGAAAATTGGCAGCTAATGCTCCAGTTGCAAAAGTAGAACTTTAATTTGTTAAATAATAATCAAGCAGACAGCCCAGGGGCTGTCTTGTTTGTAAAAGACCTTGTTGTCATTTCTATATGTAAGTGTCAGATAAAGGATAAGATTATGAAATTTCTAACCTTAAATACCCATAGTTGGATGGAAGAAGATGCAGAAGGAAAATTCCAAACCCTAAAGGAACAAATCCTTAAGGCTCAATATGATATCATTTGTTTCCAAGAAGTTAATCAGGAAATAGAGACGGCAGCTGTAGAAACGGATGCTTACTATCATGTGCTACCATCAGCAACATCAATCCACCAAGATCACTTTGTCCGTTTGCTTGTGGAAAAATTAGCTGAAGAGGGACTTCAATATCATTGGACGTGGGCTTATAATCACATTGGTTATGACCACCTTAATGAAGGTGTTGCTGTCTTGTCACGCCAACCATTGACAGCTAGCGAAATTTTAGTTTCAGATGTCGATGATCCAACAGACTATCATACACGCCGTGTGGCAGTGGCTGAGACGACTGTAGATGGCCGAGAAGTTGCTGTTGCTAGTGTCCATCTTTCATGGTGGGATAAAGGTTTCCAAGAAGAGTGGGCACGCATTGAGGAACGTTTCCAATCTATTGGCAAACCTCTTATCCTAGCAGGGGACTTTAATAACCCAGCAGGTCGAGAAGGTTACCAAACAATATTAGCCAGTCCGCTCAAACTTCAGGATAGCTTCCAAGTGGCTCAAAAAACAAATGGAAGCTATACAGTTGGACCTGGTATCGATGGTTGGAAAGGTAATGAAGAACCTTTACGTATTGACTATGTTTTTGCAAGCCAAGAGTGGGCACTAAATCGCCTTAGTGTCATTTTTGATGGGAACAATCAACCTCTAGTAAGTGATCATTATGGCCTTGAAGCAGGACCTTACATTTAAATAGTAACTGTAACCTATCATGATCTAATGAGGGTAAAAAAACATTGTCAAAAGATAAATAAAAGAGTAAACTAGAAGCTGTAATTGAATTTTTATAAGGAGAGACTAATGGCTCATATTACATTTGACTATTCAAAAGTTTTGGATAAATTTGTAGCACCACACGAAGTAGATAACCTTCAAGCACAAGTAACAGTAGCAGACGAAATGATCCGCAAAGGAACAGGCCCAGGTGCTGACTTCCTTGGATGGCGTGACCTTCCAGAGAACTACGATCGTGAAGAGTTTGATCGTATTTTGAAAGCTGCTGAAAAAATCAAAGAAGAAAGCGACGTTTTGGTTGTTATCGGTATCGGTGGTTCTTACCTTGGTGCCAAAGCAGCTATTGACTTCTTGAACAATCACTTTGCTAACCTTCAAACAAAAGAAGAACGTAAAGCACCACAAATCGTTTATGCTGGGAACTCTATTTCATCAACTTACCTCGCTGACTTGCTTGAGTATGTTGAAGGTAAAGATTTCTCAGTTAACGTTATCTCTAAATCAGGAACAACAACTGAACCAGCTATCGCTTTCCGTTTGTTCAAGGAACTTCTTGTTAAGAAATACGGTCAAGAAGAAGCTAACAAACGTATCTACGCAACAACTGACCGCCAAAAAGGTGCTGTTAAGGTTGAAGCAGACGCTAACGGTTGGGAAACATTTGTTGTTCCAGATGATATCGGTGGACGCTTCTCAGTATTGACAGCTGTAGGTCTATTGCCAATTGCAGTTTCAGGGGCTGATATCAAAGCCCTCATGGAAGGTGCTAACGCTGCACGTAAAGAGTACTCTTCATCTAAAATCTCTGAAAATGAAGCTTACCAATACGCTGCAATTCGTAACATCCTTTACCGTAAAGGTTACACAACTGAAATCTTGGCAAACTACGAACCATCACTTCAATACTTCGCTGAGTGGTGGAAACAATTGGCTGGTGAGTCAGAAGGTAAAGACCAAAGAGGTATCTACCCAACCTCAGCAAACTTCTCAACTGACTTGCACTCTCTTGGCCAATTTATCCAAGAAGGTACACGTAATCTATTTGAAACTGTTGTTCGTGTAGACAAACCACGTAAAAACGTTGTTATTCCTGAATTGGCTGAAGACCTTGATGGACTGGGTTACCTCCAAGGCAAAGATGTTGACTTTGTTAACAAGAAAGCAACAGACGGTGTTCTTCTTGCTCATACAGATGGTGACGTGCCTAACATGTTCATTACTATCCCTGAACAAGATGCCTTTACATTGGGTTATATCATCTACTTCTTTGAGCTTGCTATCGCACTTTCAGGATACTTGAATGCTGTTAATCCATTTAACCAACCAGGTGTAGAAGCTTACAAGAAAAATATGTTCGCCCTTCTTGGTAAACCAGGATTTGAAGAACTTGGACCAGAACTTAACGCTCGCTTGTAATTCTCAGATAGGATCAGCTTTGGCTGGTCTTTTTTCTGTTATTAGCACTT
This region of Streptococcus thermophilus genomic DNA includes:
- a CDS encoding lanthionine synthetase LanC family protein, which produces MQFSFDSDFKKIEKCKTLKDDYYKYVEFGSEIPRQGWKIHISSNLDSYQIVLRLIVEYCTKYKIDFKYIYNNKVLKYFLSSDCFTTQAGKCITIYPKNDKLFKNIVLDLADILIGFEGPVVISDMQYRDTNIFYRYGVMAAQSDYLLIGGTPIMDNRSFFELPNGIEDPFENINDEYHNVATFLGCTVEPTMIIHESASGNVYESKYDGNVTILKEGRKNILGTNSTAIGDIKNEEKIIKQLETLEGIPKYRLSFYEWGNYYLVESKLKGDMLSLIASSFLFESIPFSDLVMKLLILFDSVHQKGIIINDVSSNNIFVDFTDDVYVSLCDFGSSYNIVDSNSEEVLSIKSKGAGMTMTFYDHSHIELGDKERDFHKLGYTLMNYVFPINQYLRHGVSGNEVLKMFRQFCVMTYPSDSIFKVIELLIRQPLNWRKDLETCLRQSKISTVFRKRINDRTNRYFTAEFMTKSENYGDSCSLIYKKRYYFLVPEFSEWLEKNYGESVFSNSFKIFDKNYEELNIEISEYGLTQQLGNILFWVKNCNEFSFHSGIVGLGLEVLYELKFNHLDILYKEILDLIYFRIKYSISNDNIVENNGIYDGKLGIVLFLVEYYKLTKDDIILLEAKRLFTEASHAIVQKENYIEFVNSFSDSISTPYVNDGLSGYVLLSLQLWELTGDENYFKKEYIRFLTNISFCKRRDLFSGQLGISYVLYKVSQSNFSTIQELNLTNKAMRQLSNSSIFEFREKNRLHIYDYYPNNEERDVTHEYQFMFNLFLTHQEV
- a CDS encoding peptidase encodes the protein MQLFLQHKPYRVLTLSILLGIFGTTLFDLVSVLYAATFPNPELAVGLASLITSLPYVFDFIVGYVSDRASNSFKAMKLVRWLQMSLYVFFGVLTLLKPSWWVFVLVLAINFMSDIIGNYTAYLNLSLNRRVVDEENFSLAISFRKGMSNIVTLAGKSVGVMLIALLAHNYFLFALINVLVFLASYLVLRRGRKLFDHLDEPIPESKEQQAESLKALICQFVRDTITNFTFLKSQSSIFNLVMIYSSMNLLSSAMATLLMIYLLSVKELQLGSYAVTITVFESIELVAFFLGSLFPFDFYRKWSIRSNLLFENSLALLMIISIFVWHNPIVLFTLLFLSSYATAISNPKSDTIVIFSIVEERQNAVFSIFSTIVTATVPLGAAVILALNQSLGATWSWTLLAFLAVFNIGYTCFWKEETRAVS
- a CDS encoding zinc-dependent MarR family transcriptional regulator → MIELEEQVNQLINQILLKAENQYELLIGQCRSKVKLTNTQEHILMLLSEGQKTNSELAKALNVSQAAVTKAVKTLVKEGMLEGKKDKDDGRVTYFVLTQEAQPIAQEHKEHHQETLGVYRSVLDQFDHQERQVIGRFLIKLAEKIEE
- a CDS encoding metal ABC transporter ATP-binding protein — encoded protein: MRYITVEGLSFQYDAEPVLDNIHYHLDSGEFVTLTGENGAAKSTLIKATLGILKPKKGIVTISDINKDGKKLRMAYLPQQIASFNAGFPSTVYEFVKSGRYPHKGWFRRLNKHDLEHVQRALESVGMWENRYKQIGHLSGGQKQRAVIARIFALDPDIFVLDEPTTGMDAGTANTFYELMHHSAHNHGKSVLMITHDPEEVKEYTDRNIHLVRNQKLPWRCFNIHEKDGEDHKHD
- a CDS encoding metal ABC transporter permease — its product is MISELLAYDFMQRAILAVIAISIFSPILGLFLILRRQSLMSDTLSHVSLAGVAVGIFLGQSTTWMTLLVVVIAALVLEYLRVSYKHYMEISTAILMSMGLAVALILSNKAGSSSMSLDSYLFGSIITISSEQVHALFVIAAIVLILTLLFIRPMYLLTFDEDTAHVDGLPVRLMSLFFNIVTGIAIALMIPAAGTLLVSTIMILPAAIGMKIGQTFKSVIFWAISIGLVGMLSGIFISYYWETPASATITLIFIAFFGLVSIFGPLLKAE
- a CDS encoding AEC family transporter, which produces MEIFLTSISGILVILGMILVGFVMGEKGWFDDKSRGLIAKMVTQIALPCYMLYTITQRFTAADLLKMLPELRFPALSMVILFGIATAVARIFAVRKDRRGLFISMFFNSNTIFVGLPINQALFGDASIPYVLIYYMCNTTFFWTLGTYLIQRDGEGEAEFDLKTSLNKIFSPPLMGFIIGLIIVILHIQLPTFLTSDLQYLGSLTTPLSMIFIGLSVSNAGVKQLVLKKDQVLILLGRFVVAPVLMAAIVYWSSLPTLMKQVFIIQSAMPVMTNAPVVAKLYGADSDYAAIMVTETTLATMIVIPILMVLMA
- a CDS encoding endonuclease/exonuclease/phosphatase family protein, whose protein sequence is MKFLTLNTHSWMEEDAEGKFQTLKEQILKAQYDIICFQEVNQEIETAAVETDAYYHVLPSATSIHQDHFVRLLVEKLAEEGLQYHWTWAYNHIGYDHLNEGVAVLSRQPLTASEILVSDVDDPTDYHTRRVAVAETTVDGREVAVASVHLSWWDKGFQEEWARIEERFQSIGKPLILAGDFNNPAGREGYQTILASPLKLQDSFQVAQKTNGSYTVGPGIDGWKGNEEPLRIDYVFASQEWALNRLSVIFDGNNQPLVSDHYGLEAGPYI
- a CDS encoding glucose-6-phosphate isomerase, with product MAHITFDYSKVLDKFVAPHEVDNLQAQVTVADEMIRKGTGPGADFLGWRDLPENYDREEFDRILKAAEKIKEESDVLVVIGIGGSYLGAKAAIDFLNNHFANLQTKEERKAPQIVYAGNSISSTYLADLLEYVEGKDFSVNVISKSGTTTEPAIAFRLFKELLVKKYGQEEANKRIYATTDRQKGAVKVEADANGWETFVVPDDIGGRFSVLTAVGLLPIAVSGADIKALMEGANAARKEYSSSKISENEAYQYAAIRNILYRKGYTTEILANYEPSLQYFAEWWKQLAGESEGKDQRGIYPTSANFSTDLHSLGQFIQEGTRNLFETVVRVDKPRKNVVIPELAEDLDGLGYLQGKDVDFVNKKATDGVLLAHTDGDVPNMFITIPEQDAFTLGYIIYFFELAIALSGYLNAVNPFNQPGVEAYKKNMFALLGKPGFEELGPELNARL